In a genomic window of Rhododendron vialii isolate Sample 1 chromosome 12a, ASM3025357v1:
- the LOC131311103 gene encoding uncharacterized protein LOC131311103 isoform X1 has protein sequence MKEAHDKEVIWDSVCLLWSIWCCRNNVLFRNELFTVDNALFYFAGLRSLVKNGKWKSGGDKGEGGMGGACVADKGSASFIFQKDGLGDDGRAPWVFITDGAWCENTRKGVAAWARVGGRQRERVSQVVEAKASSATLVEVKAGILVLLRAVSNNVKELCIQTDSAVFVQGAKKPSSVWPTLQAALEDFCLLCNVLFNYVKLVKVSRNDVRAAHDIARAVLRDL, from the coding sequence ATGAAAGAAGCACATGATAAGGAAGTGATTTGGGACTCGGTTTGCCTATTGTGGAGTATTTGGTGTTGTAGGAATAATGTCTTGTTCCGAAATGAATTGTTTACCGTGGATAATGCCCTGTTTTATTTTGCAGGATTGCGTAGTCTTGTTAAGAATGGGAAGTGGAAATCTGGAGGGGATAAGGGTGAGGGTGGGATGGGTGGTGCTTGCGTTGCTGATAAGGGAAGTGctagttttatttttcaaaaggatGGTTTGGGTGATGATGGGAGGGCTCCTTGGGTGTTCATTACAGATGGAGCTTGGTGTGAGAATACAAGAAAGGGAGTGGCAGCTTGGGCTAGGGTGGGTGGAAGGCAAAGGGAGAGAGTGAGTCAAGTGGTGGAGGCTAAGGCTTCTTCTGCTACTTTGGTGGAGGTGAAGGCGGGGATTTTGGTTCTTCTCAGGGCTGTCTCCAACAATGTGAAGGAGCTTTGCATTCAAACAGATAGCGCGGTATTTGTTCAAGGGGCTAAGAAGCCTTCATCTGTGTGGCCTACTCTGCAAGCAGCCCTTGAAGACTTTTGTTTGTTATGTAATGTATTGTTTAATTATGTAAAACTTGTTAAAGTTTCTAGAAATGATGTAAGGGCAGCTCATGATATAGCTAGAGCTGTCTTAAGGGACTTGTAG
- the LOC131311103 gene encoding uncharacterized protein LOC131311103 isoform X2 has translation MGGACVADKGSASFIFQKDGLGDDGRAPWVFITDGAWCENTRKGVAAWARVGGRQRERVSQVVEAKASSATLVEVKAGILVLLRAVSNNVKELCIQTDSAVFVQGAKKPSSVWPTLQAALEDFCLLCNVLFNYVKLVKVSRNDVRAAHDIARAVLRDL, from the coding sequence ATGGGTGGTGCTTGCGTTGCTGATAAGGGAAGTGctagttttatttttcaaaaggatGGTTTGGGTGATGATGGGAGGGCTCCTTGGGTGTTCATTACAGATGGAGCTTGGTGTGAGAATACAAGAAAGGGAGTGGCAGCTTGGGCTAGGGTGGGTGGAAGGCAAAGGGAGAGAGTGAGTCAAGTGGTGGAGGCTAAGGCTTCTTCTGCTACTTTGGTGGAGGTGAAGGCGGGGATTTTGGTTCTTCTCAGGGCTGTCTCCAACAATGTGAAGGAGCTTTGCATTCAAACAGATAGCGCGGTATTTGTTCAAGGGGCTAAGAAGCCTTCATCTGTGTGGCCTACTCTGCAAGCAGCCCTTGAAGACTTTTGTTTGTTATGTAATGTATTGTTTAATTATGTAAAACTTGTTAAAGTTTCTAGAAATGATGTAAGGGCAGCTCATGATATAGCTAGAGCTGTCTTAAGGGACTTGTAG